TTCGTACTGCTGGCCGAGGAGGCCAACAAGCCCGGCTGGTGGCAGCGGTTCCACGACATCCTGCCGGGCTGGTTCTCCATGTACGTCAGCCTGGAGGGCGCCGCCGCCCTCATCCGGTCCTACGAACCCCACTTCGTGCCCGGTCTGCTCCAGACCGAGGGCTACGCGCGCGGAGTGCTGAAGTCGGGCGCTATCGGCCAGACCAGCCCCGACGACATCGAGCGCCATGTCGCCCTGCGCATGCAACGCCAGCGACTGCTCACTCGTGAGGACGCTCCCCGGCTGTGGGTCGTGATGGACGAGACCGTGCTGCGCCGCCAGGTGGGCGGCCCGGAGGTGATGCGGGACCAGATCGACAGACTGCTCGAGGCAACGAAGCTGCCCAACGTGACGTTGCAGGTGGCCCCGTTCGCGAACGGGCCGCACCCCGGCACGTACGGGCCCTTCGTGCTGTTCCGATTTGCCATGTCAGAACTGCCGGACATGGTCTACAGCGAGTACCTGACCGGCGCCGTCTATCTCGACGCGCGCGCGGAGGTGGCGACCCACCTCGAGGTCATGGACCGCATGGCGGCGCAGGCCGCTACGGCACATCGCACGAAGGAGATCCTGCGGGATCTCCGCAAGGAGCTGTGAATGGATCGCATCAAGCCGCGCATAAGCGTCTACAACGGTATGCCCGCGCGGGACTTGGGCAGCGAGGGCTGGCATAAGCCGTGGAGCGGGGGCAACGGCGGCAACTGTCTGGAGGCGATGAAGCTCGCCGACGGCCGTATCGCCGTGCGCCAGTCGACCGACCCGGACGGGCCGGCGCTGATCTACACCACGGACGAGATGACCGCGTTCATCGAGGGCGCCAAGGCGGGGGAGGCCGACTTCCTGCTGTCCTGACCGATTGCCTTCTCTTCTCTCGTGCAACTTTCTTGATTTGGTGCTTAGTTGATAATCCATTGCGTGTTACGGAGTGCCTTATGACCGAGATCGACACCAGCAAGCCGCATCCCGCGCGGATGTACGACTGGTATCTCGGCGGGAAGGACAACTACCCCGTCGACGAGGCCATGGGGCAGCAGATGCTCGCCCTCGACCCGCGCGTCCCCGTGATGGCGCGGGTCAACCGGGCGTTCATGCACCGCTCCACCCGCTGGCTCGCCCGGCAGGGCGTGAGGCAGTTCCTGGACATCGGCACCGGTATCCCGACCGAGCCGAACCTCCACCAGATCGCCCAGCGGATCGCCCCCGACGCCCGGGTCGTGTACTGCGACAACGACCCCATCGTGCTGGCCCACGCGGCGGCCCTGCTGCGCGGCACGGAGGAGGGCGTCACCGAGTATCTGCAGGCCGATGTCCGCGACCCGGACGCCATCGTCGAAGGTGCCCGGAAGATCCTGGACTTCAGCGCCCCGGTCGCCCTGTCCCTCGTCGCGCTGCTGCACTTCGTCTCCGACGAGGACGGCGCGCACGAGCTGGTCGGCCGGCTGCTGTCCGAACTACCCTCGGGCAGCTATCTGGTGATGACCCACGCGACCGCCGACTTCACTCCAGAGGAGTCGGCGGCGGCGACCGAGAAGCTCAAGGCGGCGGGCGTCACGCTGGCCCTTCGCTCCCGCGACGAGTTCACCCGCTTCTTCGACGGCCTCGAACTGGTCCCGCCGGGCGTGGAGGTGCCGCACCAGTGGCACCCCGACCTGGGGGACCCCGTGGCGGGGCAGGAGGACGGGGTCATTCCCGGGTACGGGGCGGTGGGCCGCAAGCCGTAGGGCGACCGACCCTCGCAGAAGGAAGACCCCGCAGAGCGACTGAGGCCGCTCTGCAGGGTCTGACGGGTATACAGGGAGCCTGGTCGGCCCTCTCATTCGCCCGGTGTCGGTTCCTCGGCAGGGGGCAGTACCCCGCACAGCGCCTCCAGCGCCGCCCCGTAGGCATGCTCCGAGGGCGTGGCGCAGCCGACGACGATGCCGTCGCGGGCCGGCGTGTCCTCCTCGTGCGCGTCCGGGTGCCGGAACTCGGCGAGGCCGTCCAGGGCGACGCCCTGCCAGGTGGCCGCCTTCACCGTGGACCGCTCGGTGCCGGGCGGCAGCCGCAGCACCGCGTGGAGCCCGGCGGCGACACCCGTCACCTCAACGTGCGGCGCATGCTCGGCGAGCGCGGCCACCAGCCGGTCGCGGCGGCTCCGGTAACGCTGCCGCATGCGCCGTACATGACGGTCGTACGCCCCGGAGACGATGAAGTCGGCGAGGCTCAGCTGATCGAGGACGCTCACCCATGCCTCGCGCTCGCCCTTGGCCGCGAGCAGGTCGCCGACGTACCGCTCCGGCAGCACCATCCACCCCAGCCGCAGCGCGGGTGACAGGCTCTTGCTGACCGAGCCGATGAAGATCACCCGCTCCGGATCCAGTCCCTGGACGGCTCCGACAGGCTTGCGGTCGTAGCGGAACTCGCCGTCGTAGTCGTCCTCCAGGACCACGCCGCCACGCGCGCGTGCCCAGTCGATCACGGCGGTACGGCGCTCGGGGTGCAGCGGGCCGCCGGTCGGGAACTGGTGCGCGGGCGTGAGCAGCACCGCGCGCTCCCGCGCCAGCCGGTCCACGCGCGCGCCGTCCTCGTCGAGGGGGAGCGGTACGGTCCGTACGCCCGCGGCGGTGAGCAGTTCCCGGTGGAAACCCAGCCCGTACGCCTCCACGGCCAGCGGCCCGCGCAGCACACCGCCGCCCCCGGACCGGTCCTGGCCGAACAGCAGCCGCAGAGCGTGCGCGAAGCCGGAGCAGATCACGATCCGGTCCGGCTCGGTGCGCACGCCACGCGCGCGTGCCAGGTACTCGGTGAGCGCCTCGCGCAATTCGATCCGCCCGGCAGAGTCGCCCGGCCCGAAGACCTCGTTCGGCGCCTGCTGGAGCGCCCGCCGGCAGGAGGCCAGCCAGGCCGCCCGCGGGAACGCCGACGCGTCCGGCGTCCCCTGCCGCAGGTCGTGCCGAGGGCCACGCGCGCGTGGCGGCGCCTTGCGCGGCACCCGCTCGGCGCGCCGCAGGGGCTCGGCACGCTCGGCCACACGCGTCCCCGAGCCCTGCCGGGCCGAGAGCCAGCCCTCGGCGACCAGTTCCGCGTACGCGTCGGCCACGGTGTTGCGGGCGACCCCGAGGTCGGCGGCGAGCGAACGGTACGGCGGCAGCCGGGTGCCCGGCGCGAGCCGCCCACTGCGCACGGCGTCCCGCAGCGCACGGGTCAATGCGGCCCGCCGACCGCCGGGACCGGACGACTCCGAGAGGTCCAGATGCAGGTCGGCGCCGATCCGCCGCGCCGGGTCCACCCAGGAATTGACCCGTGAATCCGTCATGGAATTGCACCCTACAGTGGGTCTTTCCGATCCGTAGGTTGGTCCACATGACGACGAACACGATCGAGAACAGCACCGGCATCGACATCCCCGGGGCCATCACCGAGGCCGAGGCCGCCCGCACCCGACTGGACTTCGCGAAGTCCGCCCCGAAGGTCTTCCGCGCGATCGTCGGCTTCGACGCCGCCGCCCGGGAGGGCCTCGACCCGGCCCTCGTCGAACTGATCCAGATCCGCGCCTCGCTCCTCAACCAGTGCGCCTACTGCCTCCACATGCACACCAACGACGCCCGCAAGGCCGGTGAGAGCGAGGACCGGCTGCACCTGGTCGCCGTCTGGCGCGAGGCCCGCCACTTCTTCACCGAGCGCGAGCAGGCGGCCCTGGCCCTCACGGAGGCCGTCACCCTGGTCGCCGACGGAGGCGTCCCGGACGAGGCCTACGCGCAGGCGGCCGCCCACTTCGACGACTCCGAACTGGCCCATGTGCTGGCCCTGATCATGACGATCAACACCTGGAACAGGGTGGCGCTGGCGACGGGGAAGGTGGCGGGGACGGACGAGCGGCGGTGATGAGGCGGGGCGGAGTGGCGGGGACGGACGAGCGGCGCTGATGAGGTGGGGCGGAGCTGGCGGGGACGGACGAGCGCCGCTGCTGAGGCGGGGCTGGTGGGGCGGGGCTGAGGTGGCTGGGCTGGTGGGGCGGGCTGACGCGGCGGCGCTGTGGGGCGATGCGGCGCTGGTGAGCGGCCCCATCGGCTGCCGCCCCGGCACCCCATCGAGCGGCGCCGCGTCAGACGGTCATCGGCCGGTCGTACGGCGAGATCGGTGCCGGCAGCCTCGAACTCCCCGTCAGGTGATGATCGACGGCCGCCGCCACCGCCCGTCCCTCGGCGATCGCCCACACGATCAGCGACTGCCCCCTGGCAGCGTCCCCGGCGGCGAACACGCCCGGCACGTTCGTCGCGAACCCGACGTCCCGTGTGATCGTGCCGCGCGGCTCCATCTCCAGCCCCAACTGCTCGATCAGCCCGTCCGTCCGGTCCGGCCCGGAGAAGCCGAGGGCGAGCAGCACCAGGTCGGCCGGCAGCGTCCGCCCGGTGTCCGGCCTGTGACGGCGCTCGGCGTCCACCTCGACCAGGTGCAGCGACCTTACGTGCCCGTCGGCGTCGCCCGTGAAGTGGAGCGTGGACGCCGCGAACAGGCGCGCGTCCGCGTCCGCCGCCGGCGCGGTCTCCAGGTCGCGCGCCTCCTCGTGCGCGGCCGAGAGCCGGTAGATCTTCGGGTACGTCGGCCAGGGCTCGGCGTCCTCGTCCCGCTCGGCGCCCGGCTGGGCGTAGATGTCCAACTGGGTCACGGACGCGGCACCCTCGCGCACGGCCGTGCCCAGACAGTCGGCGCCGGTGTCCCCGCCGCCGACGATGACGACATGCTTCCCGGCGGCGGACATGGGGGACGACTCCAGATCCCCCTCGCACACCCGGTTGGCCAGCGGCAGATACTCCATCGCCTGCTCGATGCCGCTCAACTCCCGCCCGGGAACCGACAGTTCACGCCAGGCCGTGGCCCCGGTGGCGATCACCACGGCGTCGTAGCGCGACCGAAGCTCGGCCGCCCCGATGTCCCGCCCGACCGCCGTCGACGTACGGAACTTCGTCCCCTCGGCCCGCATCTGCTCGATCCGCCGCTCCAGATGGTGCTTCTCCATCTTGAACGCGGGGATGCCGTACCGCATCAACCCGCCGATCCGGTCGTCCTTCTCGTACACGGCGACCGTGTGGCCGGCCCGGGTCAGCTGCTGTGCCGCCGCGAGCCCCGTGGGCCCCGACCCGATGACCGCGACCGTCCGGCCCGACAACCGGTCCGGCGGCCGGGGCGGAGCGAACCCCTCCTCCCACGCCCGGTCGCCGATGGCGCACTCGACGTTCTTGATGGTGACGGCCGGCTGATTGATCGCCAGCACACACCCCGCCTCGCACGGCGCCGGACACAACCGCCCGGTGAACTCGGGGAAGTTGTTCGTCGCGTGCAGCCGATCCGCCGCCGCCCGCCAGTCCTCCCGCGACACCAGGTCGTTCCACTCGGGGATCAGATTCCCCAGCGGACAGGCTTCGTGACAGAACGGGACGCCGCAGTCCATGCAGCGATCGGCCTGCTTGCTGATGATCGGCAGCAGCGCCCCGGGGACGTACACCTCGTCCCAGTCCCCGACCCGCTCCTCGACGGGCCTGCGCGGCCAGTCCTGGCGGGGGGTGGTCATGAAACCCTTGGGATCGGCCATGGCCGTCTTCCTCGCATGCGCGTGCGCGTGCGCGCGTGACGCGGGTGGAGCCGTGCGTCATCGGGCGGCACTCTTCCCGCAACGATACGTCTCACCGGTCACGTGCGCAGAGTGGAGGGACAGCGCTTTCTCGGGGTGTTTCCGTCAGCGGACGGCCGTTCTCGGAGGCGTCCGGGTCAGCTGACGGCCAGCACGAACGACACCGTCGCGGCGGCCGAGGCGACCGTCCGTACGTGGTTCCACATCGTCCACTCCCGCACGTACGTCGGCCAGTAGTCGGCCGCCTCCTGCGTGCCCGCTTCCAGCTTCATCAACGTGTCGTTGCGAGGCACGTTCGCCACCATGGTCACCCCGAACGAGCCGAACAGATACAGCGCGCTGCCCAGCAGCAGCGCCACCGTCCCCTCGTCCGGCCAGAGCACGAACGTCACCACGGCGATCACCGCGCACAGCACCGCCGTCCCGATGAACACCAGCATGAACGCCGGCATCAGCGCGGTCACATTGATCGCCTTCATCGCGGCGACGCCCTGCGCGGGCGGCAGCGCGGCGAGCCCCCGCATCACGAAGGTCGAGAAGGCACAGAAGACCCCGGCCACGAGGCCGGTGCCGACCACACCGATCACGATCAGTACGAAGTACGGCCCATCGATCATGTCAACTTCAACTCCCGCATCCCGCCGAGATCATGCCCGGCCCCGTCCGTCACCTCAAGTGAAATCCTGTACGACCTCAGTGACCATGGCCGAACGACGCGACCACATGCGCGAACGTCCAGGGGGTGGGCGTCGAGGTCGTGGGGGTGGGCGTCGAGGTCGTGGGGTGGGTGTCGAGGTCGTGGGGTGGGTGTCGAGGTCGTGGGGGTGGTGGCGAGCGCCGGCCGGGGGTGGGGCGGCGGGGTCCGAGCTGGCTCCTCGGGCGGCCGGGGCGGCGAGCTCGATCGGTGTCGGGGACGGGCTTCGGGAGCCGTCGGGGACGTGGGTCTGTTCGGCGTGTTCGGCGTGTTCGGCGTCGAGGCCTGGGTGTCGCCGCGGTCGGGAGCGTGCGCTTCGGGGTCGGGGACGAGAGCTCCGAAGCATCCGGGGACGCGGACTCCCGCGGCCCGGGAAGCCGTGGCGCATTGCGATGCTTCACCATCAGCCGGCCTCGGACACCCCCGCCCGCCACGCCCTCAACGTCGTCTCCACCATGGCCATGATCCGGCGCCGCGCCTCGTGCCGCGGCACGCCGCTCATCAGCAACTGGTCGTACGGCGTATCCGTGTGCCGCACAGCCGCCACGACCGCCGACGTCACCGCCACCTCGGTCAACGCCCGCCCCGCCGCACTCCGCCCCACCCGCCCGCTGCCCCGCACCGACGCGTGCCCGGCGATGTCCCGCGCCCGGTCCGCCGGACACCCCGGGAACAGCCGCCGTATCTCCGCCCCGAACGCCTCCGCGAACCGCACGTCCTCCCGAGCCCGGCGCCGCGCGTCCCGCATCCGACGCCGCCGCCGAGCCTCCGCATCCGCCAGGCACCGCTCCTCGGCCCGGGCCAGCGCCGCCTCCTCGACCAGAACCCCCTGCCGCTCATAGCGACTCCTGCGCCGGTTGAACCGCACAACCACCGCCGACAGCGCACTCTCCTCCCGCGAC
The DNA window shown above is from Streptomyces chartreusis and carries:
- a CDS encoding glutamate synthase subunit beta, with the translated sequence MADPKGFMTTPRQDWPRRPVEERVGDWDEVYVPGALLPIISKQADRCMDCGVPFCHEACPLGNLIPEWNDLVSREDWRAAADRLHATNNFPEFTGRLCPAPCEAGCVLAINQPAVTIKNVECAIGDRAWEEGFAPPRPPDRLSGRTVAVIGSGPTGLAAAQQLTRAGHTVAVYEKDDRIGGLMRYGIPAFKMEKHHLERRIEQMRAEGTKFRTSTAVGRDIGAAELRSRYDAVVIATGATAWRELSVPGRELSGIEQAMEYLPLANRVCEGDLESSPMSAAGKHVVIVGGGDTGADCLGTAVREGAASVTQLDIYAQPGAERDEDAEPWPTYPKIYRLSAAHEEARDLETAPAADADARLFAASTLHFTGDADGHVRSLHLVEVDAERRHRPDTGRTLPADLVLLALGFSGPDRTDGLIEQLGLEMEPRGTITRDVGFATNVPGVFAAGDAARGQSLIVWAIAEGRAVAAAVDHHLTGSSRLPAPISPYDRPMTV
- a CDS encoding DUF397 domain-containing protein, which translates into the protein MDRIKPRISVYNGMPARDLGSEGWHKPWSGGNGGNCLEAMKLADGRIAVRQSTDPDGPALIYTTDEMTAFIEGAKAGEADFLLS
- a CDS encoding carboxymuconolactone decarboxylase family protein yields the protein MTTNTIENSTGIDIPGAITEAEAARTRLDFAKSAPKVFRAIVGFDAAAREGLDPALVELIQIRASLLNQCAYCLHMHTNDARKAGESEDRLHLVAVWREARHFFTEREQAALALTEAVTLVADGGVPDEAYAQAAAHFDDSELAHVLALIMTINTWNRVALATGKVAGTDERR
- a CDS encoding SAM-dependent methyltransferase, whose protein sequence is MTEIDTSKPHPARMYDWYLGGKDNYPVDEAMGQQMLALDPRVPVMARVNRAFMHRSTRWLARQGVRQFLDIGTGIPTEPNLHQIAQRIAPDARVVYCDNDPIVLAHAAALLRGTEEGVTEYLQADVRDPDAIVEGARKILDFSAPVALSLVALLHFVSDEDGAHELVGRLLSELPSGSYLVMTHATADFTPEESAAATEKLKAAGVTLALRSRDEFTRFFDGLELVPPGVEVPHQWHPDLGDPVAGQEDGVIPGYGAVGRKP
- a CDS encoding DUF1772 domain-containing protein, producing MIDGPYFVLIVIGVVGTGLVAGVFCAFSTFVMRGLAALPPAQGVAAMKAINVTALMPAFMLVFIGTAVLCAVIAVVTFVLWPDEGTVALLLGSALYLFGSFGVTMVANVPRNDTLMKLEAGTQEAADYWPTYVREWTMWNHVRTVASAAATVSFVLAVS
- a CDS encoding DUF2293 domain-containing protein; translated protein: MAPLATPPHRTGLLVVQPLKRRHCGECQAGPLQMLVLEDGAPRCLDCADLGHLVFLPRGDTALTRRSREESALSAVVVRFNRRRSRYERQGVLVEEAALARAEERCLADAEARRRRRMRDARRRAREDVRFAEAFGAEIRRLFPGCPADRARDIAGHASVRGSGRVGRSAAGRALTEVAVTSAVVAAVRHTDTPYDQLLMSGVPRHEARRRIMAMVETTLRAWRAGVSEAG
- a CDS encoding helix-turn-helix domain-containing protein, whose translation is MSEPRSAPTVGQVVLGRRLLDLRERAGLKREEAARVLRVAPATVRRMEMAEVGLKIPYLQLLLKAYGISEEEAEAFVLLAEEANKPGWWQRFHDILPGWFSMYVSLEGAAALIRSYEPHFVPGLLQTEGYARGVLKSGAIGQTSPDDIERHVALRMQRQRLLTREDAPRLWVVMDETVLRRQVGGPEVMRDQIDRLLEATKLPNVTLQVAPFANGPHPGTYGPFVLFRFAMSELPDMVYSEYLTGAVYLDARAEVATHLEVMDRMAAQAATAHRTKEILRDLRKEL
- a CDS encoding PLP-dependent aminotransferase family protein — protein: MTDSRVNSWVDPARRIGADLHLDLSESSGPGGRRAALTRALRDAVRSGRLAPGTRLPPYRSLAADLGVARNTVADAYAELVAEGWLSARQGSGTRVAERAEPLRRAERVPRKAPPRARGPRHDLRQGTPDASAFPRAAWLASCRRALQQAPNEVFGPGDSAGRIELREALTEYLARARGVRTEPDRIVICSGFAHALRLLFGQDRSGGGGVLRGPLAVEAYGLGFHRELLTAAGVRTVPLPLDEDGARVDRLARERAVLLTPAHQFPTGGPLHPERRTAVIDWARARGGVVLEDDYDGEFRYDRKPVGAVQGLDPERVIFIGSVSKSLSPALRLGWMVLPERYVGDLLAAKGEREAWVSVLDQLSLADFIVSGAYDRHVRRMRQRYRSRRDRLVAALAEHAPHVEVTGVAAGLHAVLRLPPGTERSTVKAATWQGVALDGLAEFRHPDAHEEDTPARDGIVVGCATPSEHAYGAALEALCGVLPPAEEPTPGE